Sequence from the Fragaria vesca subsp. vesca linkage group LG4, FraVesHawaii_1.0, whole genome shotgun sequence genome:
TTAGAGTTATTATTCTATTAGATCCGAAGCTTATGAGATCCAACTCATCTAACCAGGCCGGATTCACCAAATTCGAATTCAAATATAATGTCATCTTAGTTGGAATCTTACAAGAGAATCAGTATACCTTCTGTTATTGTGAGCAAAAACTGATATCCACTCTTGGCTTTGGCTACTCCCAGAGGTTGATCCTGCTACTAGAAAGGTACCAGTTAATAAGATTGGACATTCTTTTGATCTCTTCAGGATTACCAAGTTGGATTTATTTGCAGTTGGATTACCAAGTTCTATTTTAGTTTGTATTGTTTTTTGCAGTTGGATCATGATTCATTGCAGTATCCACAGGGCAGTTGGATCATGATTCATTGCAGTATCCACAGGTTTTCTGTAACTTTCATACCGTCAAGGCGTCAAGTAGAGCAAGAAGTTCCGAAATGAAAAGGTGATGTTTGAACACAAGCCTTGCTTGCACCAGCCTTGATGTGTCCATGTTCATCACTATACACTATACCACATGTGACATGCCAAGAACGCACTGTCACAGTAACATTTAAGCCACCCAGCCTCCGGTTTTTCCAAGCTCTGTGCTGCCAATGTTCACTGCCTCCAGCTGATTGAACATTTGCTTTTTGAAACTCTTGTAACCTCAACAAAGCATATTGTAGCCTCTGAAGGTCGTTGCCTCGTATCTTCCCACAACTGACTGTTTCTATTCTTCCATATAGATCATATAAATCATCAGACAGCGAGCAAAAGCATCTTTACTCAATGTATTAGCCAACTGTAGTGGGCACTAGGCAGTCCTTCAGCTGAACGTGAGTAGACACATCAAAATTTACAGAAGCAGCGTTGCCAAGTTTCCTGTGCGTATTGACATCCGAAGAACAAATGCAAGCTAGTTTCCAATCGATGTTGACATAAGAAACATCCCACCTACATACCCTTTCAGTAACAAATTAACTGTAGTTGGCAATATTGCAGACAGCTTCTCCAAGCATGAATAGCTAGTTCAGAGCATTCCAACTAGCCTTCCATAATCGACATACATGTCCAGAGGTAGAGGAGGAGCCAGAACAGCTCCTAAGGCAATGTCCTTTGCTACAAAATACGCACTATTAGTAGTAAACGTACCTCTTTTACGAAAATGCCATATTTCGATTCAAAGGATTAGGCATGGAGTTACAATACAAGTGTAACATCTGCTGGACGGAACAAGCTTTCTAGCTTCTGAACATCCCAAGTGTGAGTAACCGAATCAATGAGCTCTGAAACAAACTGTGGAGCTTCACGATTTGGAGAAGAAAGTGGGCGACGAGGAAAGACATCTGGTATCCATTTGTCTCCAAATATCCACTGCTGAACCTGACCCAATTCTCCACCTTAATCCTTGTAACCTCCCGAGCTGTCAAGAGTGCTCCACCATGAAAGAGATGGGAGTCGTACCCATCTGCAAGTAGAGTGCTGTATAAAGCTTTGCAGTCAAAGAGCTCGGATTTTGTCTCAAACGCCAACCCTGCTTAGCCAGCATAGCTAAGTTGAGCTAATGCAGATTCTTGAATCCCATACCACCTTATTCTTTAGGCGTGCCATATTTAAATGTACATGAAACGTGATTTACATTATATTGGCCAAGATATAATTAGTGTACCCGAAGGCACAACAATTGTCTTTTTTTGTTTTTTTTGAAAGTGGCACAACAATTGTCATGTGGCTTAGCATGTAGAAATTAACCAAACCAACTCGGACAATGAGAGGAATGTAAGCTAGTTAGATTATGAGATGAAATGCTAGTGATTTTAGTAAGCAAATCAATTGTTCACTATACTATTGGATGCAAAGTTGGATCACCAACCATTCCAACTACAATAGAAGTAATCCTTTATGCTTAAAAAGGTGAAACAGTTCCTGCTGGAGAAGCATTCCCAAGCAAAATTTGGACATACAAATGAAAACATCTCGGATCCAAAAGCAAGATGCACTGAAATTGTACGCAACAGTATCTGCTCATTGCACACTGCACATATTATTGCAATCATGGTAGAAATTAACCAAACATCTCATTCCAATGGGCATTTTTTCTCAAATTTCTCCTGCTCTTTGCGACATAAATCAAATTCATTTGTATTGTAATACATGCATCCGACATACTCGTCCATCTCTTTGGTGCACCTCTGATGAAGATCTTTCAGCCTGCAGGGACAAACGTCTCATATTTGAACATGTCACAAGATCATTTTTCACTGTCCGTGCATGTTCAGTGCAAGTGTCAAGGAGCACATCAGTGTGATGCGATAAGATCTACATGATCATTTTTACCAATGACCATTGAGGATCAATTTTTCGAATAGACTACTCAAATCACAAAGAATTCCAACTCTATCCTACTGCAAATATAAAATTTCTCCTGCAGATTTCAAAAATTTGCTGAAGCGAATGTTGATACTTGAAACTCAGTTGAATTCAAAGGCTGCTATTGAGGCTCTACACATATTTTATACTGATCATACCAAGTCTGATATAAAAGATAAAGCGAGCAGAATTTTCTGTCTTTTGAGTTTAGAGAATGGAACTTGAACTTTAAGTTGGTTTAGGCATTCTCTAGTAGATTTAGGCCACTGAGTTAGCCAACAATATGTAGGAGAAAGACAGGATGCCACCAATCTTGAAGAATAATGAAGATATGTTGAGTGGAAACTTGCATACATGTTCCATAATGTAAAAGAAAAACGATGAAGTGACTGATCAAAAAGATAGTAGAAGGTGATGAAACCTAGATCAATCTAGTGTTAGGGAACGGGGGACTAGTTTTACTGGAAAGCACGGAGGAAAACATACAATATTTCATTTATCATTAGTTTCTTTGGGGAAGAGTATTCGTCCTTTGTTTTCTTAACAGAACAAAAACCTGTAGTAAATTAGGTACTACAAGGCTTGAAACAGGGCATCCAGAAATCTGCAGCCCAAGACTCGATGAACTTGATGTAGATGGAAAAACTATTCTAGACCTTAAATCACATGAAGATGAAACCAGATTATAGAGCAAGATTTGGCCTAATAGCTCAATAGCCTCCTAGCAAGTAGCATCTAGTGTAATGCTTTCACAGTATATAGTCCCAAAGTCCCAAATTTGGACTGTCAAAGAGTCCCATATCTCATACAGATCATACAAAAGTCTGATATAAACGATGAGGTGAGCAGAACTTTCTGTCTTTGAGTTTGGAGAATGCAACTTGAAAATGTCAGTCCTTAACATTTTGTTCTTTGTCATCTCCACACCTAGCACCTCATTTATTGGTTTAGGCTTTCTCTAGTAGATCTAGGCCACTGAATTATCCAACGGACAATATGGGGAGAAACATGACTCGGGATGCTACCAATCTCACAGAATATAGAAGGCATGCTGAGTGGAAACTTGCATACATGGTTCATAATCTAAAAGAAAACCAATGAAGTGACTGATAAAAAAGGGAATTGAAAATGATGAAACCTAGATCAATCTACTGTTTGGGTAGGGGGGGGACTAGTTTTGCTAGAAATCATGGAGGAAAACATACAAATTTTCATTCATCATTAGTTTTCTTCGCAGATGAGACTTCGTCCTTTCTCTTTTGTAACAGTACAAAATCTGTAGTAAATCATGTACTACAAGGCTCTAAATAGGCATCCAGAAATCTGCAGCAAGTAGACGTTAAATCTAGACAAACTTGACGAACTTGATGTAAATGAAAATCTAGACGTTAAATCACACTAATAGCCTCCTAGCAAGTAGTACCTAGCTTAATGCTGTCCAAGTACATGGCCCCAAAGTTCCAAATTTGGGCTGTCAACAATCAACAAGTCTTATGAGTTCCTACGTTATATTCCAAGCAGTGCATTCCACTCCCAAGTTCATAACCGAGAGGATGCAAACAAAAGTAAGTTAGCCAGACTTCATATATTTTAGTACAGCTCATGCAATGGAACACACTTTTCCACCACATCCATTGCAGTTAGTTAAGTTTTTTCGATTTCTCATTTCAAAAGGGGGGTAATTCAAAACACACTCTCAAAGTATTCCTTAAAACTAAACGAAGATCAACTTTATCACCTCCCTAAGTTCAATCTTCAAACCAACAATTTCTATTATATGCGAAACCAACACCTCAATATAAAAACTAACCACATTGAGCTAAAATGAGCAAAACCACAATCCCAAATCACACTCAACAAAGCCCACATCACATCGAAACCATACAAAACATCACAGTTCAAAGGAGGAGGAGGGTGACTTACAAGGAAAGGACGCAGCGAGTGACTTGGCGACCTTGGTCGAGACACTTCTCGGGATTAGCGTCCTTCTTCTTGCACTTGAGAAAGGCCACGTTCTCCTCTTGGCACCTGAATTGAATGTGCTTCGCCGCCGACGTCAGCACCGCCGACGTCGGGATCGGATCTCCTGCTGCGTCCACCGCGCTCGCCATCGATTCTGCTCACAAAGATCCAACCTTTACAATCCAAAACCCTCAATTTCCACAAATCAAATCACAAAACAAAAACCTAGAATCCGAAATGCCTCTACCTTTTGGCTTCTGAGTTTTCTGAGCCGGGAGGAAATGAAAGTTTAGGTTTTTGGTGATAACAGACTAAACTAGTACCCAGCTGAGTTGGAGCTGGATGATCAAACCCACAAAGGTAAGGACTTTTTGGTCTTTTGAAAGGGTATTGCGTCACCAAAACTCTGCGTTTTTGTGCCTTCTTTTAGGTCTTTTTCAGCTCCTTGAAACGAAATCAAGACTCCATTTTAAAGGCTTCCTCCTCCTCCAAGACTACTACTACAACTACTTGCAAAGCTTGAATAGTAAGTCCTCAATTCTTTCTACGGGAAACTTAAATTTTCTATCTTTATTGTTGTTGATGTTGTTCTACTTGTGTAATGGTAATACCGATGGAAGATGTGTTTTGGGTTTTTCAATATCATTGGGTAAAGTGCAAGATGTGTTTTGTGGTATGGAGGTGCTGTTATAGCTTAAGAGTTGAGATTGTTGTTGATGGGAAACCATTTGTACTGTTTATTTCTGCTTGAGGTAACTATACAGGTATCAAATTGAAGTGTTTAGCATATGAAACTTTGAGTTATGGTATATAGTGTGTGCCAGGGTTTGTTGAGGTTTCTTTCGTTAGATTGGATATGTGTTTTTTTTCTTTCATGAAATTGGCGAGGTAATAGAGATGTTCGGCTCAGGGATTATCAATTTAGTTAATATCCCTAACCTATACAGCACTGCAGATTTTGTGATTTTTTTGAGTTATGGTGTAGAGTGTATTTGATAGAGCTGAACTTAAAACTGGGCGGTTTATTGAAATTTCTCTGGATACATTAGGGAGGAATTTAGTTTGGTTGATAATGAAGTGGCAAGACATTTTGTGGTTAGATGTGATCTCAGTTTGATGCCAGTATGTGTTTGTTTGGTGACTGTCATTGACGGTAGTAGCGTATAGGCTCTAGATTGTATACAAGGTCATGTGATTGCATATAGAGGAATACAACTTGGGGATTATGTGGGCGAGCTATTTGATCTTGTTCACGGAATCTTCTTGGTGCAGATATCTTTCTTGATTCTTTGCTTATATTTGTGGTTTATTACATGTACTTTCCACTATTTCCCACCCACAAATATGTAGGTCTGTATGTTGCGATGATTTTCTCAAAACAGTTGAGGAAAATACACACCAAACTGATTCATCTAAAAGAGTCCCTAGTCGTGTGATATGAGGAAGTGCTTCACCCATACCCATATAGGCTCAGTGTTCATTATGAGTTTTTTCTAGAATATATAGAAGAAAACAAATACCTGGCCACAACTTCTGAAGTTGGGCAGTTAACTAGCATTCAATCCTGAGTCGAAGGAAGCCAGACGATGTGATTGCTACCTGGTAGAATCAGCTCTGAAGATGTTTTAATTAAACAGGATGAACACATAAGCACACAAAGTTTTGAATAGAAAAGTTAGCCAGCAACAGCTACACATACTACATTTTAGTTGGGCTCTAATATTTGTTTATATGTTACGTGCATGCATTGTGACACATTTAAGACATGACATCCATTGAGATAAAGAAATACTGCTATGAAAGGTGTTTCTTTGGCATGGATGATGGATCTCAGTCATGGGACCTTGTTGTTGCAGAGAGTTTTGTTGGTTCTTTGCTTCTGTTTGTGATTGCTCCCATCCAGTTAGGAACTATTATACACCAAAAGCATGTAGGCTCTAGTGTTTTAAACATATGACGTGGACTACTTATATCTATTCTAAGTTCTGAAATGTGAGTAAAAACGTGGATTAGGGGAACTGAAGATCAGTATATCCATGTAGTAATTTCATGTTTCCAGCAGTGTTACATCTTTAACTCTGCAAATAATATGGCCCATCCTTACTGCAGTGAAAGATGTTTTCTATTACTTATTTGATTGACTTTGTACTGTTTGAATTAAGCAATGGGCGACAAGAAGAAGAAGGCTACATTGTTCATCCGACTGGTCTCAGCTGCTGGAACTGGATTTTTCTATGTCAAGAAGAAGCCCTCTAGGATGGTGGAGAAGCTTGAGTTCCGAAAATATGACCCTCGGGTGAATCGTCATGTTCTATTTACCGAGGCAAAAATGAAATGAGTAACTTGTCTCGTATAGATGATGTATTTCATTATCTACCTTTATTTTGTTCCTTGTAGACAGCTTGTTCTATTGATCTTAATGAAAATTTATCTATATCTAGCAATAGATAATAAGCTCAAATTTTTGTTGCTTGTTGAAACATTGAAGATATCTTTTTCTCTTATTCAGTAGGTCCTCCATCTATATCTCCTGAGATCGTGTGAGGGCGTTATATATGTTTGTGTTTCATGAAGGGTGTCCATTTCATTTGACAAAAAAGAGAGTTGCTAGTCTTTATCATCTTCATGTTCTTAGGTCTCTTTTGTTATTTCTTATCCCTTATTGTCTGGACTCTCTATGAAGGACAAAGCTTTGGGGAGGAGAAAAATTATCCCAACAAATATGAAGATTGTGAAGAAAAGAATGAGACAGTTTAGTGAGGTTTTAGACAGAATCTATCTTTGGTGGGAATCGTGCAAAATTCTGATATATTTTCAGCCAAGGTGATGTGATATTCAGGTTGAATGCTAGATTGGCAGATTTTTAGTTTTGGACGGCTTGCACCTCGTCTTGGAAGGCAAAGTTGCAAATGGGGAGCCTCCTCATGTTCGGTTCAAGTTGAACATATGCAGCCTTTTCTGAGTATACTTCAAGAGAACTAAGAGAAGGTAGTGGGATTGTGGCGAGAGATGCCTTTGGTAAGTACGTGGGGTTTTTTACCAAGCTGTGCAGCATGTTTATTCAGCTGAACAGGAATTCAGAGCCTGGCTGGCAGATGGACAATGATTGTTGTGCAAGGAAAAAGGATGCTTTCCAGTTATTTTTAAAACGATTTGGTTGACTCTCACTAGTGCGACTAAGCAGGCTGTCATTCTCCATATGTCTCTTTTGGGTTGGGTGTATGATGACATGATAGAGGGATTCGACTGAAAAAGAAAAAAAGAAAACTTGATCTAGAAAAATGGTCATCAGGTTATAGTGGAATGATTTCGGGTTAGCAACAGCATCAATCCTCTTCGATTAAGATGATGAGTTTGATGCAATCCGTTGTATTGAAAAATTCCACGCAGTTCAGAGTTAGAAATTATTACACAACCTCACAAAGTGACATATTCTTTTCCACATAATTGTCATGGATCACACGATAATGCCGATGTGGAGAGGCGGTTGGTTCTTACTTTGTGATACTACAGCCAAATACTGGATAATCTGTTAGTATATATTTATGTTGGCATTCTTATACAAAATGCTAGTATGCCGTGCATGTACATGATTCATGTGTTCCCTAGTTGGATATGATAATTTCTATCACTAATTCCGATTTAGTTGGATTAGAATTATCTTATATAACTAGCATGTTACGTTGGAAATAAGTCTTACTTTGATTAGGACTTGTATGTGTGGGAAAATAAGGAAACCTATTGTGATTAGGTTTTATGTGCATGAATATCTGATTGAACTTCCTTATTAATTCTAATTTGATTAGTATTAATATTGGATTTAAATTCTCTATATTTTGCTATGCTAATAAGTAAGGAAAGAAGTTATAATGTGATTAGAAATTCCTTCATTTACTATCAGATTGTGATATCAAGATTTATATTTATCTTGTGTATTCTTTTGACAGGATATTGCATTGAAGATAGCAAAATCAAAGTGATAAAGAATTTGTCAAGCATTGAAGATTCACAGTTTTGATCTCAATCAAGATAAATCACTATACATATCATTCATGATTTTCTAATTATGTTCTATATGATTACATGCTGCATTAAATGAGTTTCTCAAATAAAAGATATCTTTGTCTATGATTGATTTGTTTTAAACTCTAATGCACTTGTTTTGGAAAATATCTTATCTGCCTAAAATGACTTTGGTTTAAATTGGAAAAATTGTGTTTTCCCAAATTATAGCAGATTAGTTGATTGATATATTTTCCATATCAAAACAAAGTGATAGTCGACATATTGTTGTGATTCTCTTAAACAAATCATTATGTGTCGATGTGCATTAACTGAGGGGGAGAAGTCTCTTCTCCATAAATAGGTTTTTGAGAAAGAAACTGAAAAGGCAGAGTTTTAGAGAATAGAAAAAGCTTTGATACATTGCTTCTAAGTTCATATTGTGTTCATGCTATTTCTCTCATCTCTCATATGTTTGATATGATCTTCATTATTCATTTGCATAAGTGATTGAGATCAGTGAAGTTGCAAAGAAAAGAAGACGTGTTCAGTTCCTTCATATGAGTATCAGATTCAAAGAGAGTTAGAATATGGTTATCAGTTGTAAGGTCAAGTTAGTTTGAATACTAGTAAAGTGATTGTGTTGAATATCACTACTTGATAGATCTGTAATCATTCTTACTCTATAGTGGATTTGATTTAGTGTGGACTACTTTAAAAGTCTCGCAGTAACATTTCCTCGAGGGAGGTTTACACTGTTGTTAACAAACTTTGTGTTCTTGTGTCTGTTGTTTTTTGATTTGATAAAGGATTGAATCTACATATTCAATCCGTCCATATTTTGTTCCATTCTATACTTTCATAATCATTTCGAAAGTTACGTACCTAAATTATGTTAGAAAAAAGTTACATTCATAATTTAAAAAAATGAAAAGCCAACAATTTTACTTGCATTGTTCCACTATTAAGTCCACAAATAATAAATCAACTTCTCTCTAAGAAAACCCCAAGAGGCGACTTTAAAACTCCTGAAGTTTCCAATCCAGCAGCGGCCTTGGCCTAGCTAGGTTGGCCTTTTGGCCTCACCAATGCCACTTGGTTTGCTACTAGGCGAGATTTGAATGATGATCTAAGTGGCTCGCAGTGGAGTGGTGGGGTGTAGGCTTTTTGCAAGGTTGTTCTTTGGCATCAATACAAGTGGTTGCTTCTGATTTTCGGTGGTTGTGTTTCTTGGGGTTAGAGGATCTTGTTGTGACAACCATGATTGTTGTTTCGAAGGAGGCAGAGTCTAGGTTGTTGGATTGGGTTTGGTCTTAAAACAGGGATGGTCGTGAATGTGTGATCTAGACGGTGACTCATGACAACATGGTCTGAATGGTGTCAAGGTGGTCCGTCAAGGTGGACAGGCATTTGTGGCTTCGATCACGATGGTGTTTACCGCATCGGGTCAAAACTGTCATGGTGGGCCTCACTCCCTTTGTGAGCTACTTTGTGCTTCTATGGTGGGCGATGTTTGCCCTAGTCTCATGCCTATGTTATTAGAATTTTTTCTTGTATTTGGAATCTAAACACGCTTTTTTGTGTGCACCCTAAGTATCTCTAGCGTCTTTGGAGTAGTACCAAACGAGGATATATTCGCTACCACTATGTATTTGATTGTATAATGGGACTAGATCTATTTTTATGCACCACTTGTTGGTCAAAACTTCTTGTTTGACATTCAATAGCAGCTGGAAGGTATGTAACGACATGTTTAGGTTTGTGATGAATATATTTACGTCCATTTTAAGTGCATCGAACTATTTATAGCCAAGTCGTTGATAAATATCTCAAAATTTGTGACCCTAATTAATTATGCTAGAAAGAAAAATTTTCAAGTGTTGTTGACATTGGTATTGATGTCGAACCCACAGGGAATGTATGAAAATTAGGAAAAACTAATCGAATCCAAATTAATTTAACACTAACCTAATTGAATGAAAGTTGATGGTGAAGTAGCTAAGACAAAAAAAAATAGATAAAGATTACCTTGATGCGAAGTAACTAAGGTATTAGATTTCACCACATTACTCAATAAGTCTCTAAATATTATCTACTAATTCCCGAATTAGGAGTAGCAATCTAGAAATCAATCAACTGCTTTCTTAAGATTTAACAATGAAGCACACATGAAATATATCTAAAGTAGACTCTTCTTCGCTTCTTAATTATGAATACCAAAGCATCACATGTACACAAACTTATTGAAACTACAAAAGATCAAAGTGTTTACAAAGCATCAAATGTGAAACAAGCTCATTTGAATGACAATAGATCAAAGGAGTTCATATTAAATAATTTACAAAGTCAAGCATGGATTAATAAAAGTGACTTCTAAATTACAAAAAATGCATGACATTAGAGGTGAAAGGAACAAAAATTTTATTAATGCATTTTGAAGCAAGAGTCATAGGCATGAGTAGCATAACTATGAGAATTGACAGATAATTAAAATAAACTTATTTCATAATGTGGTTTCCTCCTTAATTAACCTTAGTTAAGGAAATTAGCAAGACATAGTACAAATTGAAAACATATTTAAAACAATATAAAACATCATACAAAAAGTAGCTAAAGAAAGGGAAGAACAAAGAGCAACAATGTGTCTCTAATTCTCCACTCTCTCCCCCCTTCCCTTATTCACTTGAAACAACATCTATTTATAGGGAAACAATGATTTTCATTCCATCTCCATCTCCATGTGAATGTGATTTTCCTTCCGTCCAAAATCTCATGCTAGCTTGATGGAACATGTTCACTCATAAATGATTTCACACACCACTTTCTCTTCATCAATTCTTTTTGTCTTCAAC
This genomic interval carries:
- the LOC101314937 gene encoding NADH dehydrogenase [ubiquinone] 1 alpha subcomplex subunit 8-B-like; protein product: MASAVDAAGDPIPTSAVLTSAAKHIQFRCQEENVAFLKCKKKDANPEKCLDQGRQVTRCVLSLLKDLHQRCTKEMDEYVGCMYYNTNEFDLCRKEQEKFEKKCPLE
- the LOC101315226 gene encoding 50S ribosomal protein L33-like is translated as MGDKKKKATLFIRLVSAAGTGFFYVKKKPSRMVEKLEFRKYDPRVNRHVLFTEAKMK